The DNA region CAAATTCAAGAAAACGGTCGTCTTCTTTGATATAATGCGGCAATGCATCAATATTTTGGAACTCTCTTAATAATTCCTTGTCTAATATTCTTCCAGTGAGATCCTTTGTCCATGACTTTGCTCATTTCAACTCGTCCACTACTGAAACTACATGATCGACACATATTAATGAGTGAAAATGATCTTTCTCTGTCACTTTTCTTTCTTGACCAATGGTGCAGTCAGTATAAAAACTACGCGTACACCCTTCAAATGCGAATTTGAATTTCCGAACCCTTGAATTTCCGAGAGATCCAGAATCCAATTTTAAAAATGCTACTCCGATGTAgaaggcgttcgaatactttcgtgggtCATTCTACATATATTAACGTTAACCTCTGGGAATGTTTGAGAAAGATTTTTTTAATTCTATACACAGTCTGAACCTTGCATGCACTGACAAGATACGTTCGCAATATGACTCAGATCCTTTTTACAGGCCATCAACGAATCCTTGAACGTGAGCACGCTGATGCCTGTTGTCTGTTCCGGCGCCGGTACACTGATAGCACGATACGATGAACACGCACTCGTATCGAGGTTTAAATTCGGCGTTCTCCATCAACGCGCCGGCCAAGTGACGGAAGAACAACTTTTCGGGAATAGGCAAATTACACCAGCTTTCCAGGAGTTTCTTGACTTGTTGGGTCAGAAGATCGATTTGAAGGACCACAAAGGGTAAGCAACGAAGTATCTGTATCTGTATCTGTTAACACATTACTagcgatgggatcaagtacctcgcaaacaggttcgaaccttgatGGATGGACGCTATTTAAGTTTTAAAGAGTGACAtgaagggctaaattattcaaacttggccgttactttttaaaccaatggccataaaaggtgctAGCTAGCGGCcaggtttgaataatttagccctccatgtaactctttaaaaattaaatagcgttcttttaaactaatttttacaaacgcttttaccagtattgcaagaggtatttctaagctaacaaaacttggccgtattttgtttgatctcgcaactttttacggccataagaacttggctcctgtttacaggatgtttttgttgggatattATATTACCGAAACAATTACTATGGAATTGCTAATGCAGcgttcttgtaatttttatttaataaaactgaAATTCTTGCTTGTTGAATGTTACAGATATCGCGGAGGTTTAGATACTCGGCATGGACAAACCGGCGATTCCGCGGTATACGAAGTATTCCGCGGCCGAGAAGTTCTGTTCCACGTCGCTTCTCTACTTCCGTACAGTCAAGGAGACTCTCAACAATTACAGCGTAAAAGACATATCGGTAATGACATCGTTGCAATAATATTCCAAGAGGAGCCAACACCTTTCAGTCCGGATATGATTGCCAGTCACTTCTTACACGCATTCATCGTGGTACAAGTCGTCGACCCCTGTACTTCCAATACCAGGTATATTCTTAGATTCGTATGTACACTGGTTCGCATAGTATGGCACCGCGAGATTCGAATGTATCAGTTACGAAATCATGGTTCCGCATCTCAAACAAACGGACGCTTAAAATACGGTGGCTGGTCCGACTTGTTCATTTATCTCGACAGAATACATGAATAAATACACGTCAATATTGTATGTTTGGAATCATTATAGAAACACCTACATACTGTATTATTATAAAACAGCTATTAACAgctatctatataaataaaaatcaaatgctgttcgtcgatttggctaattctttttttaaaatgttcgtattagtccgaactaggttataggataagaaaaatggtaaaagtatcacggagaaatggaaaattcgggaaaaactaaaagtgcttttagaatcatatttcaatacaacaataaaacgaacgtcgtagcttttaatcaatatttcaatagaacgtcgcagctttttaatcaatttttaatattttccatttctcgACGCTCTACTCGCTCTCAGGGAATCTTTTCTTACAAAATTCCTCGAATATTTCGTGTATAAACTATTTTGAAAGATTCTTTTATCATCTgtaacaattttcatattactctATCTTGTATTTATTGGATACTATTCGTCGTAATCTTTTAAAATCCACTAAAAGTACATTGCACCGAAATACGACCTTCATTTACAACATCTGCCACTTCTTTTCCAATTTGTTTTGACGATAACAAAACATTTAGTGAACAAAACGTATTAAATGTAGAACGTAGTGAAACATTACCGTGTCAACATTTaacgattgaaaaataaaacacaatTAACACATTGTCATTAACGCAACATTCGAATATTATAGGAAGTCAAGTTTGTCATGTGATTTTCTAAAATTGATATGTTTATTAAGTTTCGCTACTGTAGAAAATTGGACACTATAGATACAACCAAGTAATGACACGTACTGCATTTTCGTATACTACGTTTTCTGGATGCAATTTAAAAATGAAGGCGACGTGCACTTTTCAATGCGAATAACCGTAAATTAACGTAACAAACGAATCATGCTTATTCTTAATTACGGAACTACAGTTACATCGtactgaaatattttaaacacatattttaaatacaGGTACAAAGTGAGTGTGACTGGACGAAATGACGTTCCATGGTTCGGTCCAGCGCTACCAACGCCAACTGTGTTTTTGCGTGGAGTCGAATTCAAGGAATTCCTATTGACGAAGTTGGTGAATGCCGAAAATGCGGCATACAAAGCCGAGAAGTTCTCAAAACTGGAGGTAATTTCattctataaatattttcaatttgtaattATCCAATAACACTgtgcaacaccaaatttgttccacaactactgttgggttatagagtttttcgcgctgattcgccaacagtaattagggaacataaaaaagttgaaatttgttggacagtgtaattagaaTCAAGTTAATTAActtaacaaaataaattttcgatCAACAGCTAAGGACAAGGTCGGCTCTTCTGGAGTCGTTGACGGAGGAATTGCAAGCTAAGACCGCCGAATTTCTTGGAGGAGCGATTGGATTGGGTGGCTCTGGGCTAGGATTCGGAGGTAATTGTCCAGTGAGTCCGACAGCGAGTGACACATCAGGATCCGGAAGCGGTGGCAGCGGTTCTAGATTTATCGACACGGTTCGGAAAGCTTTGATATCGCGCGTTAGGAACGCGTCGACGGAGAGCGTGCCGCAACAATTATCAAAGAAGGGTCAATCCGAGCCGAGTCCGCCCAGTAATCGACAGTCGACTACGAAGATTAGTGGGAAGCGTTCGGTAGAACCGTCAAGCCCCTTGGGCTCTCCGGATTTGACCCTTCGAAGGgattcggaacgcggaagcccTAGTTTAGGAAGTCAGGACAGTAGTTTGTCCAACACAGACAATCAAGATAGCAGTTTAGCGACTCTGCAGCAGGACGAGGTTGATCGCAGAGAATCCGTGTCGGTCAGCGTCAACAATGACATGACGATAGTGGACAAAGCTCCTCCCGTACAGTCTGTTCAAAGATTAACACACGAGAACCTGCGGAAACAAGAGAGGTCGGAAAAGGTCGAAACAACGCAACGCGTCATTTCCGAAAGTGACGACAGTTCATTGAACAGCGAACTAGAACTCGATCAGGCTGTATATCCGGACAGCGATACCGGCCTTGAATCGATGAGCTCCGCAGAGACCCACGACACCGCACGATGTACCACTAAAGATGGTGTCTTAGAAAATGAAAACTTGAGGATGGAAGTTACTAGGCTTAAGTGCGACAAGTTAGACTTGCTAAGACAGAATGTGGTAAGTAGAAAAGAAACTTGCTATACTTGAACGAAAAGGTTGAACAATTTTATGAGCAAATAAaattgggtcattccatgccacaaatcgatcactttttgcaggcaccatcgtcgattctgttctaaatgaaatatgttgtagtccacgtgaaattagggggggtttaagtcatcattcttGTCGGTTTCGAATCTTTTTAGAAAtgacaggccttcaaagttttcaatttttgcccattttgccGAAACTTTGCCCAGTACGCTTTTGAAATACGATGAATTTTGATTTGCTGCTGTTGTTACACTCGATTAAACTTGGTTCATAGAAATTTGAATCGAGGGAAGCGTATATATGTATCTAAATTCTTCGACTTTTCGCAATAAATTGTGTTTCATGATTATTAACGTATAATATTGTATTTCAGACTTGTCAACGCGACATAAAACGTCTACGCGAGAAGGAGCTACATTTACAATCGGATCTTGCAGCTGCTTCGAAAGAAATTCTGCGGTTACGAGCGCTGCTGAAAGATTGTTCGACGAGTATTCCATTGGACAACAATAATCAGCAAACGTCTACTGTTTAAACGTTATTTTACCATGTGTTTAGTACACCCACAATATTGGCGAGTAACTTCCTGTTACTATTATTAGATTTTACCAACTAGTTAGGCGCAGTAGTTGAGAACTTTGTACACACATTCTTTTCGGAATTGCTTCTACTTAGAAAAAGAATACTTTCCGAACCTGCTTCCCGAAAGTGTAAAATTTGCAAAGAGAAGGCTTTTTGTTTGATTTTAACTGGTACAGTTAAACATTACTAGGTAGAAATTGATAAAAAAACAACAACAGAATGTCAAAAGAGGCATTGTCAGTGAATGGTATTTAGAgatgaaatataaaagtgaGTCTGCGATATATAATTATAGCGACGCgtctttcgagatatttgcagcGGAGCTAATTGTTACTTGTAGTATAATACTTGTTTCAATTTTAACCATATTATTTatctattaatttattgatACGCGTAAGTTATAACCTCTAATAGTCAATATAATTACAAGAAAAAACGATCACGTAAACACGTACGAAACGTGAATGtagatagaaaaattcaaagaaataTATAGACGCATCTTgtcattataattattagaaaggaaaaaaaaacgcTAGTATCAAACAAGTAAAATGGCCTTTAGATTTAGCATTTTTTCGAAACTAAGTGTAAACACATAGAACCGAATATAATACATTTTATCTGTAATTAAATGTTCATAAAAGTACTATacaaatatgatgtaatatatgcaaGTGATCGTATTGCTATACTACGAAGAACGTGCATATAGGCCCATGAAACAGTATAAAGCGTGTGATACGTGTATCAACTTGTAACAACTAATCGTGGACTGTAGAAATGTGTGTTCATCAATATATTTCTGACGTCCATCGTTGTAACAAGGATATGTATCATTAGTTTCAGTATTTATTGTGGTAAATTTACCAAAACCATTACTAGTTTTTTAGTATTAGTCCGCAAACAATTCTAGGAAATACGAGCGCCTCGTTGATTAATCTTCCGGTATTCATTAGCCAACCTAGTGTAAGATTTGGTTTCCTAACCATTCTAACGATTACGATGATTTAGCTGCACCAAATTGTTTAAGTGCGCACAGCGTCTCGATGTGTCAATAGTGTTACGAATAGGATACGTATTACCGTTCGCTATTCACAATTGCGCAAACGTAATCTAAATGTAATTCATCTGCTTCGTGATGCACTTTTTGATTTTCATCATCTTTCACTGACGGTATTAGTATGTTTTACGTTTatccttattattatttgtaatcACGTTGTTCTTTATAGATATTTTCTTCTTTGTAAATAATCGACTATCTTTCTAGACAGAAAGATGGGAAATGTTAACGAAATGAAAGGATAGAGGGACATGAAAGTTCACTCATATATAATACCAAAGTTTATTATAGTAAAATCGACGTCTCTTAGTTTTCTACATTCCTTTACAAACAATATATTTGCCTCTGAAATTTATGTATAAGACAACATATTTTTCTTGATCGAAAGTTTTTTCTACAAGTATAATTCTGGATTTCGATGGAACTTTGTATGCCTTTACAAATATTTTGCAGATATATCATAATTATCACTGCCTAAACAATGTCGTTTTCTCAACCGTAACGCGTTTTTCCGTTTCAATGACGATTCGGTTTTCCGATGTAAcgcgaactttgaaattcttcacaTTACTTTGATGTCGGAAAGACCATTACTTATGAATTCGAGTTACGAGAAAATATGTATGTGGTTCGTAAAAATTTTATGTCGAGCAAATCGCCAAAACACTGATAGTAACAATTTACTTTCaaccttttttaaaataatgatcTTTGTAACGCCGGCTAAaatcattaaataaaataatgccTCTAAAGAGAAGTACATATACGAATTGGCGATTGTAGTACAGTTTGCAATAATGCTATTTTTTACTGTCCTAACAAATAATACGCAGTATATTTTATAGGATTTACGATCTCCATATTTTCACAATGCTGTTGTTTCAGACTGAATCTTACAATATATCTTCAAATTCTTAGTTTtgtgatatttgtaaaagacgaTCGAGGTTACCGCTTTTTACACCCAAAAGTAAACGATACgatattatttatactactTAAAAAAGTCCGTACATATTCTTCAAAAATATTACATTCAAGATTAAAGGTTGAATCACTTTAATCGAAAATTGGAATTAGAAAACTAAAACAATTTGCTATCATAAACCGAAAGAGATGGCAATTCTAATATTTAATGTGCATAGAtcgattaatttattattaccaAAATTAAAGCATCACAAATCCTTACAATATGTACCACGGTTGATTATTTTTGTTAATGTTATTGTAAGAGTGTTTCGAAACATGTGAGCATAGCTTCACTAGTGGCCTCAATACACTAAAATAAGGGGGAAAAATTCATATATAAGCATACGTATGTACACATGTCCGATGTGACCTTGTTTTCCGAGTGTACGACCGAATAATTCTTCTAAATCTCTCTGTCTTCCAATAATTCTTTCCATACATTGAGTTGTTCATTTAAATCATTATAGATAACGTTTGATACATCGTGTACGATTTCGTAAACACCCTATATTGTGTAAACATTCCcttgtaatatatatttaaccctttgcacttggagttattttaactcgagcattgaacatttcttccgacctagaatatttccattccctatgattttttgaATTGTGTCGATATGAAATaggtatacagtaaagtcgtgatctagctcc from Lasioglossum baleicum chromosome 11, iyLasBale1, whole genome shotgun sequence includes:
- the LOC143213626 gene encoding rap1 GTPase-activating protein 1 isoform X4, whose amino-acid sequence is MMGVLRWRHDLRSDAGQQQQQQRPNADRSSTGHNNHAHAHTHTHTLPKLISQTPREERAASSPGSQNNHTPTPSPSPVGDAPVGRALMEAALQQATSGSQPPLVVTPPGYWIDGTDHRHSLDSAGRALLPAQPAWQPRIDQDDTAKCYRRFFVGREHVNLVGRDGENGPVLVSVKAETVAGQEHWRVLLRLRAGSTHELVPATNLGPNPSPAKMVKAINESLNVSTLMPVVCSGAGTLIARYDEHALVSRFKFGVLHQRAGQVTEEQLFGNRQITPAFQEFLDLLGQKIDLKDHKGYRGGLDTRHGQTGDSAVYEVFRGREVLFHVASLLPYSQGDSQQLQRKRHIGNDIVAIIFQEEPTPFSPDMIASHFLHAFIVVQVVDPCTSNTRYKVSVTGRNDVPWFGPALPTPTVFLRGVEFKEFLLTKLVNAENAAYKAEKFSKLELRTRSALLESLTEELQAKTAEFLGGAIGLGGSGLGFGGNCPVSPTASDTSGSGSGGSGSRFIDTVRKALISRVRNASTESVPQQLSKKGQSEPSPPSNRQSTTKISGKRSVEPSSPLGSPDLTLRRDSERGSPSLGSQDSSLSNTDNQDSSLATLQQDEVDRRESVSVSVNNDMTIVDKAPPVQSVQRLTHENLRKQERSEKVETTQRVISESDDSSLNSELELDQAVYPDSDTGLESMSSAETHDTARCTTKDGVLENENLRMEVTRLKCDKLDLLRQNVTCQRDIKRLREKELHLQSDLAAASKEILRLRALLKDCSTSIPLDNNNQQTSTV
- the LOC143213626 gene encoding rap1 GTPase-activating protein 1 isoform X3 → MLKIRMLDYIGDTGRQQLEQSVYCESEARRNAVEDDRQDVGANPEKIKSTTQDLFELLERVQSSRLDDQRCVLPPYFSQTPREERAASSPGSQNNHTPTPSPSPVGDAPVGRALMEAALQQATSGSQPPLVVTPPGYWIDGTDHRHSLDSAGRALLPAQPAWQPRIDQDDTAKCYRRFFVGREHVNLVGRDGENGPVLVSVKAETVAGQEHWRVLLRLRAGSTHELVPATNLGPNPSPAKMVKAINESLNVSTLMPVVCSGAGTLIARYDEHALVSRFKFGVLHQRAGQVTEEQLFGNRQITPAFQEFLDLLGQKIDLKDHKGYRGGLDTRHGQTGDSAVYEVFRGREVLFHVASLLPYSQGDSQQLQRKRHIGNDIVAIIFQEEPTPFSPDMIASHFLHAFIVVQVVDPCTSNTRYKVSVTGRNDVPWFGPALPTPTVFLRGVEFKEFLLTKLVNAENAAYKAEKFSKLELRTRSALLESLTEELQAKTAEFLGGAIGLGGSGLGFGGNCPVSPTASDTSGSGSGGSGSRFIDTVRKALISRVRNASTESVPQQLSKKGQSEPSPPSNRQSTTKISGKRSVEPSSPLGSPDLTLRRDSERGSPSLGSQDSSLSNTDNQDSSLATLQQDEVDRRESVSVSVNNDMTIVDKAPPVQSVQRLTHENLRKQERSEKVETTQRVISESDDSSLNSELELDQAVYPDSDTGLESMSSAETHDTARCTTKDGVLENENLRMEVTRLKCDKLDLLRQNVTCQRDIKRLREKELHLQSDLAAASKEILRLRALLKDCSTSIPLDNNNQQTSTV
- the LOC143213626 gene encoding rap1 GTPase-activating protein 1 isoform X2 codes for the protein MPVLDGGVAKKRGVDRAARKMRMRLCTGSKESYTLLSKKRRQQLEQSVYCESEARRNAVEDDRQDVGANPEKIKSTTQDLFELLERVQSSRLDDQRCVLPPYFSQTPREERAASSPGSQNNHTPTPSPSPVGDAPVGRALMEAALQQATSGSQPPLVVTPPGYWIDGTDHRHSLDSAGRALLPAQPAWQPRIDQDDTAKCYRRFFVGREHVNLVGRDGENGPVLVSVKAETVAGQEHWRVLLRLRAGSTHELVPATNLGPNPSPAKMVKAINESLNVSTLMPVVCSGAGTLIARYDEHALVSRFKFGVLHQRAGQVTEEQLFGNRQITPAFQEFLDLLGQKIDLKDHKGYRGGLDTRHGQTGDSAVYEVFRGREVLFHVASLLPYSQGDSQQLQRKRHIGNDIVAIIFQEEPTPFSPDMIASHFLHAFIVVQVVDPCTSNTRYKVSVTGRNDVPWFGPALPTPTVFLRGVEFKEFLLTKLVNAENAAYKAEKFSKLELRTRSALLESLTEELQAKTAEFLGGAIGLGGSGLGFGGNCPVSPTASDTSGSGSGGSGSRFIDTVRKALISRVRNASTESVPQQLSKKGQSEPSPPSNRQSTTKISGKRSVEPSSPLGSPDLTLRRDSERGSPSLGSQDSSLSNTDNQDSSLATLQQDEVDRRESVSVSVNNDMTIVDKAPPVQSVQRLTHENLRKQERSEKVETTQRVISESDDSSLNSELELDQAVYPDSDTGLESMSSAETHDTARCTTKDGVLENENLRMEVTRLKCDKLDLLRQNVTCQRDIKRLREKELHLQSDLAAASKEILRLRALLKDCSTSIPLDNNNQQTSTV
- the LOC143213626 gene encoding rap1 GTPase-activating protein 1 isoform X1, with the protein product MRRPLIRHLSEGGGSTGDNAGTRRQQSMKEESGGGYTWNCREYGHHLSSCDLLKVPTALACREQPTSPKPRITIHRRQQLEQSVYCESEARRNAVEDDRQDVGANPEKIKSTTQDLFELLERVQSSRLDDQRCVLPPYFSQTPREERAASSPGSQNNHTPTPSPSPVGDAPVGRALMEAALQQATSGSQPPLVVTPPGYWIDGTDHRHSLDSAGRALLPAQPAWQPRIDQDDTAKCYRRFFVGREHVNLVGRDGENGPVLVSVKAETVAGQEHWRVLLRLRAGSTHELVPATNLGPNPSPAKMVKAINESLNVSTLMPVVCSGAGTLIARYDEHALVSRFKFGVLHQRAGQVTEEQLFGNRQITPAFQEFLDLLGQKIDLKDHKGYRGGLDTRHGQTGDSAVYEVFRGREVLFHVASLLPYSQGDSQQLQRKRHIGNDIVAIIFQEEPTPFSPDMIASHFLHAFIVVQVVDPCTSNTRYKVSVTGRNDVPWFGPALPTPTVFLRGVEFKEFLLTKLVNAENAAYKAEKFSKLELRTRSALLESLTEELQAKTAEFLGGAIGLGGSGLGFGGNCPVSPTASDTSGSGSGGSGSRFIDTVRKALISRVRNASTESVPQQLSKKGQSEPSPPSNRQSTTKISGKRSVEPSSPLGSPDLTLRRDSERGSPSLGSQDSSLSNTDNQDSSLATLQQDEVDRRESVSVSVNNDMTIVDKAPPVQSVQRLTHENLRKQERSEKVETTQRVISESDDSSLNSELELDQAVYPDSDTGLESMSSAETHDTARCTTKDGVLENENLRMEVTRLKCDKLDLLRQNVTCQRDIKRLREKELHLQSDLAAASKEILRLRALLKDCSTSIPLDNNNQQTSTV